A window of the Salvelinus alpinus chromosome 3, SLU_Salpinus.1, whole genome shotgun sequence genome harbors these coding sequences:
- the LOC139569907 gene encoding sphingomyelin synthase-related protein 1-like isoform X1 → MSFYCMWSICVVIGLCDVMLSSQNKLLGLLLHCRCVTTVLTLSVSLSLSLRGRYTMAVSQSRVSTWSSKQVSGWLKQEGFGQYVVLLCSKHRVDGPSLLTLGEADLREPPLGLTVLGDIKRLALALRRLQRQNQEQLEELGIGLGGLGAAAGGDRACHGDDWGCNGAGRRQVDCGVSGSWSGSRPRSGTELEEDQCHIHSTGDRKCLLGRLDPELWKTVVSSVYVMLVFGFTSFVMVIVHDRVPDMTTYPPLPDIFLDSVPRIPWAFAMAEACGLILVYIFLLVLLLHKHRSIILRRLCSLIGTVFLLRCVTMFVTSLSVPGQHLQCSSKMYGDTWSKVQRVLTIWSGFGMTLNGVDTCGDYMFSGHTVVLTILNFFITEYTPRSWHLIHTISWVLNLFGIFFILAAHEHYSIDVFIAFYITTRLFLYYHTLANTRAFQHSRRARIWFPMFSFFECNVNGPVHNQYNWPFSGPACMKTLIG, encoded by the exons ATGAGTTTCTACTGTATGTGGTCTATCTGTGTTGTGATTGGCCTCTGTGACGTAATGCTGTCTTCCCAGAACAAACTATTAGGTCTGTTATTACATTGCCGTTGTGTTACCACTGTAttaacactgtctgtctctctctccctctctctcagaggGAGGTATACTATGGCGGTGTCTCAGAGTAGAGTTAGTACTTGGAGCAGTAAGCAGGTGTCTGGCTGGCTGAAGCAGGAGGGGTTTGGGCAGTATGTGGTGCTGCTGTGTTCTAAACACCGTGTGGATGGCCCCAGCCTGCTGACTCTAGGGGAGGCTGACCTGCGTGAACCCCCTCTGGGCCTCACTGTGCTGGGGGACATCAAGAGGCTGGCCCTGGCCCTGCGGAGGCTCCAAAGACAGAACCAGGAGCAACTGGAGGAGCTGGGGATAGGGTTAGGGGGATTAGGGGCTGCTGCTGGGGGAGACAGGGCCTGTCACGGGGATGACTGGGGGTGTAACGGGGCAGGGCGCCGTCAGGTGGACTGTGGAGTCTCAGGGTCATGGTCAGGGTCGCGACCCCGGTCAGGGACGGAGTTAGAAGAAGACCAGTGCCACATTCACTCCACTGGGGACAGGAAGTGCCTTCTAGGGCGTCTGGACCCGGAGCTGTGGAAGACAGTAGTCAGCTCTGTTTACGTCATGCTCGTCTTCGGATTCACCTCCTTCGTCATGGTGATCGTCCACGACCGCGTTCCCGATATGACAACTTACCCGCCACTGCCCGACATCTTCCTGGATAG TGTACCCAGAATCCCTTGGGCTTTTGCGATGGCGGAGGCTTGTGGTCTAATCCTAGTTTACATCTTCCTGTTGGTGCTACTACTACACAAACacag gtctatcaTATTGCGGCGTCTGTGTTCTCTGATTGGAACAGTGTTCCTGCTGCGTTGCGTCACCATGTTTGTTACCTCCCTCTCTGTACCTGGACAACACCTACAGTGCTCCAGTAAG atgtatgGTGATACGTGGTCTAAGGTCCAGAGGGTGTTAACTATATGGAGTGGCTTTGGCATGACGCTGAATGGAGTGGATACCTGTGGAGATTACATGTTCTCTGGTCACACTGTGGTACTCACCATACTCAACTTCTTCATCACAGAGT ATACTCCTCGTAGCTGGCACCTGATCCACACCATCTCCTGGGTACTGAATCTGTTTGGTATCTTCTTCATCCTGGCGGCTCATGAGCACTACTCCATAGATGTGTTCATCGCTTTCTACATCACCACCAGGCTGTTCCTGTACTACCACACTCTGGCCAACACCAGGGCCTTCCAACACAGCCGCCGCGCTCGGATCTGGTTTCCCATGTTCTCCTTCTTCGAGTGTAACGTCAACGGCCCTGTTCATAACCAGTACAACTGGCCCTTCAGTGGGCCTGCCTGTATGAAGACACTGATTGGATAA
- the LOC139569907 gene encoding sphingomyelin synthase-related protein 1-like isoform X2 encodes MAVSQSRVSTWSSKQVSGWLKQEGFGQYVVLLCSKHRVDGPSLLTLGEADLREPPLGLTVLGDIKRLALALRRLQRQNQEQLEELGIGLGGLGAAAGGDRACHGDDWGCNGAGRRQVDCGVSGSWSGSRPRSGTELEEDQCHIHSTGDRKCLLGRLDPELWKTVVSSVYVMLVFGFTSFVMVIVHDRVPDMTTYPPLPDIFLDSVPRIPWAFAMAEACGLILVYIFLLVLLLHKHRSIILRRLCSLIGTVFLLRCVTMFVTSLSVPGQHLQCSSKMYGDTWSKVQRVLTIWSGFGMTLNGVDTCGDYMFSGHTVVLTILNFFITEYTPRSWHLIHTISWVLNLFGIFFILAAHEHYSIDVFIAFYITTRLFLYYHTLANTRAFQHSRRARIWFPMFSFFECNVNGPVHNQYNWPFSGPACMKTLIG; translated from the exons ATGGCGGTGTCTCAGAGTAGAGTTAGTACTTGGAGCAGTAAGCAGGTGTCTGGCTGGCTGAAGCAGGAGGGGTTTGGGCAGTATGTGGTGCTGCTGTGTTCTAAACACCGTGTGGATGGCCCCAGCCTGCTGACTCTAGGGGAGGCTGACCTGCGTGAACCCCCTCTGGGCCTCACTGTGCTGGGGGACATCAAGAGGCTGGCCCTGGCCCTGCGGAGGCTCCAAAGACAGAACCAGGAGCAACTGGAGGAGCTGGGGATAGGGTTAGGGGGATTAGGGGCTGCTGCTGGGGGAGACAGGGCCTGTCACGGGGATGACTGGGGGTGTAACGGGGCAGGGCGCCGTCAGGTGGACTGTGGAGTCTCAGGGTCATGGTCAGGGTCGCGACCCCGGTCAGGGACGGAGTTAGAAGAAGACCAGTGCCACATTCACTCCACTGGGGACAGGAAGTGCCTTCTAGGGCGTCTGGACCCGGAGCTGTGGAAGACAGTAGTCAGCTCTGTTTACGTCATGCTCGTCTTCGGATTCACCTCCTTCGTCATGGTGATCGTCCACGACCGCGTTCCCGATATGACAACTTACCCGCCACTGCCCGACATCTTCCTGGATAG TGTACCCAGAATCCCTTGGGCTTTTGCGATGGCGGAGGCTTGTGGTCTAATCCTAGTTTACATCTTCCTGTTGGTGCTACTACTACACAAACacag gtctatcaTATTGCGGCGTCTGTGTTCTCTGATTGGAACAGTGTTCCTGCTGCGTTGCGTCACCATGTTTGTTACCTCCCTCTCTGTACCTGGACAACACCTACAGTGCTCCAGTAAG atgtatgGTGATACGTGGTCTAAGGTCCAGAGGGTGTTAACTATATGGAGTGGCTTTGGCATGACGCTGAATGGAGTGGATACCTGTGGAGATTACATGTTCTCTGGTCACACTGTGGTACTCACCATACTCAACTTCTTCATCACAGAGT ATACTCCTCGTAGCTGGCACCTGATCCACACCATCTCCTGGGTACTGAATCTGTTTGGTATCTTCTTCATCCTGGCGGCTCATGAGCACTACTCCATAGATGTGTTCATCGCTTTCTACATCACCACCAGGCTGTTCCTGTACTACCACACTCTGGCCAACACCAGGGCCTTCCAACACAGCCGCCGCGCTCGGATCTGGTTTCCCATGTTCTCCTTCTTCGAGTGTAACGTCAACGGCCCTGTTCATAACCAGTACAACTGGCCCTTCAGTGGGCCTGCCTGTATGAAGACACTGATTGGATAA